The genomic window AAAAATAAGAATATATTAATATATTGTCAAGTGGGATTAAGGGGCTATTTAGCCTACAGATTGTTAAAATTGAATGGATATAAAAGTATTAAAAATCTTAGCGGAGGATATAAAACATATTATCCTACAACATGCAGACAGGATAATTGTCCACTTTACAGTTATGAAAAAATATTAAAATCAGATATTTTGGAAGCAACCTCCAAAGAATAAATGAAAAGGCAATGATTTATTTGTAGACTTATGCTGTTTAGAAGCTTTATATTATCAGGATATCCGGGATGTGTGTTTCGGCTGTTCTGATAAAATCAAATATAGAGATGGTAACAGGGA from Atribacterota bacterium includes these protein-coding regions:
- a CDS encoding rhodanese-like domain-containing protein, with product KNKNILIYCQVGLRGYLAYRLLKLNGYKSIKNLSGGYKTYYPTTCRQDNCPLYSYEKILKSDILEATSKE